One genomic region from Mycobacterium basiliense encodes:
- a CDS encoding alpha/beta fold hydrolase, protein MEIRSGLAVSRPKPGRTAGPVELYYEDMGDINDPPVLLIMGLGAQLLLWRTGFCEKLVEQGLRVIRFDNRDVGLSTKIEHRTARRPLATRLLRSWLGLRSQAQYTLEDMTDDAAAVLDHLDIQRAHIVGASMGGMIAQIFAARFAERTQSLAVIFSSNNRPFLPPPAPRALLAVLKGPPPGSPREVIIDNVVRVTRITGSPRYQPTEEWIRADAAENYDRSYYPWGIPRHFSAVLGSGSLLHYNRRTVAPTVVIHGRADKLMRPFGGRAVARAINDARLVMFDGMGHDLPQQLWDQIIDVLTSNFARQVEANRSR, encoded by the coding sequence ATGGAAATCCGCAGCGGCCTGGCCGTATCGCGGCCCAAGCCGGGCCGGACCGCGGGCCCGGTGGAGCTGTACTACGAGGACATGGGCGACATCAATGATCCGCCTGTGCTGCTGATCATGGGGCTGGGCGCCCAGCTGCTGCTGTGGCGGACCGGGTTTTGCGAGAAGCTGGTTGAGCAGGGCCTACGGGTCATTCGTTTCGACAACCGGGATGTCGGACTGTCCACCAAGATCGAACACCGCACCGCCAGGCGGCCCCTAGCGACGCGGTTGCTGCGATCGTGGCTGGGCCTGCGCAGCCAGGCGCAATACACGCTGGAGGACATGACCGACGATGCCGCGGCCGTGCTGGACCACCTCGACATCCAGCGCGCACACATCGTCGGGGCTTCGATGGGCGGCATGATCGCCCAGATCTTTGCGGCGCGATTTGCCGAACGGACTCAATCGCTGGCGGTGATCTTCTCCAGCAACAATCGCCCGTTCCTGCCACCACCCGCACCCCGCGCCTTGCTCGCGGTGCTCAAGGGTCCGCCGCCGGGCTCGCCACGCGAGGTGATCATCGACAACGTCGTGCGGGTCACCAGGATCACCGGCAGTCCGCGGTACCAACCCACCGAGGAATGGATCCGCGCCGACGCCGCCGAGAACTACGACCGCAGCTACTACCCGTGGGGTATCCCCCGCCACTTCAGCGCGGTCCTGGGCAGTGGCAGCCTGCTGCACTACAACCGCCGGACCGTCGCACCCACCGTGGTGATCCACGGCCGTGCTGACAAGCTGATGCGGCCGTTCGGTGGCCGGGCCGTCGCCAGGGCCATCAACGACGCCCGATTGGTGATGTTCGACGGGATGGGACATGATCTGCCACAGCAACTGTGGGACCAGATTATCGATGTGCTGACGAGCAACTTCGCCCGGCAAGTTGAGGCCAACCGCAGTAGGTAG
- a CDS encoding ABC1 kinase family protein, with the protein MTSTKHREVSRLDRVPLPVEAARVAVTGWQVTRTAARVVARLPRKGPWQQKIIKEIPQTFADLGPTYVKFGQIIASSPGAFGESLSREFRGLLDRVPPANTDEVHKLFVEELGADPAELFATFEEEPFASASIAQVHYATLKTGEDVVVKIQRPGIRRRVAADLQILKRFAQAVELAKLGRRLSARDVVADFSENLAEELDFGLEAQSMEAWVSHLHASPLGRNIRVPHVHWDFTTKRVLTMERVHGIRIDNAAAIRKAGFDGTELVKALLFSVFEGGLRHGLFHGDLHAGNLYVDDQGRIVFFDFGIMGRIDPRTRWLLRELVYALLVKKDHAAAGKIVVLMGAVGTMKPEAQAAKDLERFATPLTMQTLGDMSYADIGRQLSTLADAYDVKLPRELVLIGKQFLYVERYMKLLAPKWQMMSDPQLTGYFANFMVEVSREHQTDVEV; encoded by the coding sequence ATGACATCTACCAAACACCGCGAGGTGTCCAGGCTTGATCGGGTGCCTTTGCCGGTCGAAGCGGCCCGGGTAGCCGTCACTGGCTGGCAGGTCACCCGCACCGCGGCGCGCGTCGTTGCCCGATTGCCGCGCAAAGGTCCATGGCAGCAGAAAATCATCAAGGAAATCCCCCAGACCTTCGCAGACCTCGGCCCCACATATGTGAAGTTCGGGCAGATTATTGCGTCCAGCCCCGGGGCGTTCGGCGAATCCCTGTCGCGCGAATTCCGGGGTCTGCTCGACCGGGTGCCGCCGGCCAATACCGACGAGGTGCACAAGCTCTTTGTCGAAGAACTGGGTGCCGATCCGGCCGAGTTGTTTGCCACCTTCGAGGAAGAGCCGTTCGCGTCGGCATCGATCGCCCAGGTTCACTACGCAACGCTGAAGACCGGCGAAGACGTCGTGGTCAAGATCCAGCGGCCGGGTATCCGCCGCCGAGTCGCCGCCGACCTGCAGATCCTCAAGAGATTCGCTCAGGCGGTCGAATTGGCCAAGCTGGGCCGTCGGCTGTCGGCCCGAGACGTGGTCGCCGACTTTTCCGAGAACCTGGCCGAGGAGCTGGACTTCGGTCTGGAGGCACAGTCGATGGAAGCGTGGGTCTCCCACCTGCACGCATCGCCGCTGGGCCGCAACATCCGGGTGCCCCATGTGCACTGGGACTTCACCACCAAGCGGGTCTTGACGATGGAACGGGTGCACGGCATCCGCATCGACAACGCTGCCGCCATCCGCAAGGCCGGGTTCGACGGGACCGAGCTGGTAAAGGCGCTACTGTTCAGCGTGTTCGAAGGCGGACTGCGACACGGCTTGTTCCACGGCGACCTGCACGCGGGCAATCTCTACGTCGATGACCAAGGCCGCATCGTCTTCTTCGACTTCGGCATCATGGGCCGCATTGATCCCCGCACCCGCTGGCTGCTGCGTGAACTGGTGTATGCGCTGCTGGTCAAGAAGGACCACGCCGCGGCGGGCAAGATCGTCGTGCTGATGGGTGCCGTGGGGACCATGAAGCCAGAGGCCCAGGCGGCCAAGGATCTGGAGAGGTTCGCCACCCCACTCACCATGCAAACGCTGGGCGACATGTCGTATGCCGACATCGGCCGCCAACTGTCCACGCTGGCCGACGCCTACGACGTCAAGTTGCCGCGGGAGCTGGTGTTGATCGGCAAGCAGTTCCTCTACGTGGAGCGGTATATGAAGCTGCTGGCCCCGAAGTGGCAGATGATGTCGGATCCGCAGCTGACCGGATACTTCGCCAACTTCATGGTCGAGGTGAGCCGCGAGCATCAGACCGACGTAGAAGTCTGA
- a CDS encoding alpha/beta fold hydrolase encodes MRTSSGVARRGTPHGPVELFYEDLGDPADAPVLLIMGLGAQLPMWPDGFCGQLVDAGYRVIRFDHRDTGLSAKMHGLRARGSVYRRIGRYLLGRSSPVPYTLVDMTGDVVALLDHLGVARAHVVGASLGGMLAQILAATEPGRVASLGIIMSTTGKPLSAPPAWRVLKLAFDQPARDASTEEKLAFEVRNVEVFNGPNFLPSRGELRQRVQQLADRCNYPPGMLRQFDAVLGTGSLLGYSRAITAPTVVLHGSADPMVRPRNGRAVAAAIPGARFVVVDGMGHDLPRPVWRPILEALTENFSQTPPGG; translated from the coding sequence GTGCGCACCAGCAGCGGCGTCGCTCGCCGCGGGACGCCACACGGCCCCGTCGAGCTCTTCTACGAAGACCTCGGCGACCCGGCCGACGCGCCGGTGCTGCTCATCATGGGCCTGGGCGCCCAACTTCCCATGTGGCCGGACGGCTTCTGCGGCCAGCTCGTTGACGCCGGCTACCGGGTCATCCGATTCGACCATCGCGACACCGGATTGTCGGCCAAGATGCACGGCCTGCGGGCCCGGGGCTCGGTCTACCGACGGATAGGCCGCTATCTGTTGGGCCGGTCCAGTCCGGTGCCGTACACGTTGGTCGACATGACCGGGGACGTGGTCGCGCTGCTCGATCATCTCGGCGTTGCGCGGGCACACGTGGTCGGCGCCTCGCTGGGCGGCATGCTCGCGCAGATCCTGGCCGCCACCGAACCGGGCCGGGTGGCGTCGCTGGGCATCATCATGTCGACAACGGGCAAACCGCTCTCGGCGCCGCCGGCCTGGCGCGTCCTCAAGCTGGCGTTCGACCAGCCAGCCAGGGATGCCTCGACCGAGGAGAAGCTGGCCTTCGAGGTGCGCAACGTCGAGGTATTCAACGGGCCCAACTTTCTGCCGTCCCGCGGCGAACTACGACAGCGGGTGCAGCAACTCGCCGACCGGTGCAATTACCCGCCCGGCATGCTGCGCCAGTTCGATGCTGTGCTGGGCACCGGGAGCCTGCTCGGCTACAGCAGGGCGATCACCGCACCGACGGTGGTGTTGCACGGTTCGGCCGACCCGATGGTGCGGCCGCGCAACGGGCGTGCGGTCGCCGCGGCCATCCCCGGCGCACGCTTTGTCGTGGTCGATGGAATGGGTCACGACCTGCCGCGACCGGTGTGGCGGCCGATATTGGAAGCGCTTACGGAAAATTTCTCGCAGACTCCGCCTGGCGGGTAA
- a CDS encoding glycoside hydrolase family 38 N-terminal domain-containing protein: MQVVSAESTALFVGPADAPLQLARVTVDGCTEPTSIRIDGDRLSGEAVAAAGNVVVEIPVTAEHPVVGQHRAAHVHAGASRLAFTFTVAEPGWTMFMVSHFHYDPVWWNTQGAYTSQWTEDPPGRARQTNGFELVHAHLEMARREPEYKFVLAEVDYLKPYWDTHPEDRADLRRFLNEGRVEVMGGTYNEPNTNLTSPETTIRNLVHGIGFQRDVLGADPATAWQLDVFGHDPQFPGMAADAGLTSSSWARGPHHQWGPAQGGDVDRMQFSSEFEWISPSGRGLLTHYMPAHYSAGWWMDSSTSLAEAERATYDLFDQLKTVALTRNILLPVGTDYTPPNKWVTEIHRDWAARYTWPRFVCGLPREFFAAVRAELAERGSVPSPQTRDMNPIYTGKDVSYIDTKQANRAAENTVLAAERFAVFAALLGGAQYPQAALAKAWVQLAYGAHHDAITGSESDQVYLDLLTGWRDAWELGRAVRDNSLAVLCGTVDAPDSSAVVWNPLTRERTDVVTARLDPPLDAGVRVLDCDGAEMPALVEHDGRSVTWLARDVPSLGWRTYRLVPANEPAGWQPAAGTEIANEHYRLSVDPQRGGGVESLVHDGRELIADGRLGNELAVYEEYPSHPTQGEGPWHLLPKGPVLCSSESPAQVQAYQGPLGQRLVVRGRIGALLGYTQTLTLWHGVARVDCRTAIHGFTGVDRLLRLRWPCPVPGAMPVSEVGDAVIGRGFALLHASGGSRPRSVDTAEHLWTLDNPAYSWFGLSSAARVRVGDGVRAVSVAEVVSPAESMSGPLARELMVALVRAGVTATCSGADKPRYGNLEVDSNLPDTRITLGGPFRNAFTKAVLTAADPTYLAELERQLAQTGRARVWVPAGRAFRPLAAAWVPGADLRPPHALPVLVIDGVDDQSLRAEIASLAADLADAEIVVSQRAPSEMEQFEARTVAMFNRGVPSFAVDADGTLHTALMRSCTGWPSGVWIDEPRRTAPDGSNFQLQHWTHDFDYALVCANGDWRAAEISVRSAQFSHPLLSVSPGTGQHNGQRKLSPVGSLLRVEPADSVHLGALKAAGNPLVSGSAEPVDPAAVALRLVETTGASARVVIGSDLGMVRAPELADLLEKPKRCKLPIELHGCQVGTVLARLEIPPMLAVDVGALGPHAEPAQPLYARYWLHNRGPAALGGLPAVAHLHPQSMTAEPGSEVVLRLTAASDCSDRALGGEVTVVCPDGWSAAPAELPFTLCSGGHLEADVALTLPARTSPGLYPVRAQLRVSGEAVPPAWRQVVEDVCVVAVGDAGSGAQEDRLVYLSGWPTDVELEPGDSARLIVTVGTHARADLALEAHLISPWGTWEWIGPAVLGAILPACGTAEVVFDVTPPPWQPSGQWWALVRIGCAGRLLYAPAVKVTVT; the protein is encoded by the coding sequence ATGCAGGTGGTTTCGGCGGAGTCGACCGCATTGTTCGTCGGCCCCGCGGACGCGCCACTGCAACTGGCCCGGGTCACCGTTGACGGGTGCACCGAGCCGACGTCAATCCGCATTGACGGCGACCGCCTGAGCGGTGAAGCGGTTGCGGCCGCCGGGAATGTGGTCGTCGAGATCCCGGTCACCGCTGAGCATCCCGTCGTCGGCCAGCATCGGGCCGCACACGTCCATGCCGGTGCGTCGCGGCTGGCCTTCACCTTCACTGTGGCCGAGCCGGGGTGGACGATGTTCATGGTCAGCCACTTCCATTACGACCCGGTGTGGTGGAACACCCAGGGTGCCTACACCAGCCAGTGGACCGAAGACCCGCCCGGGCGAGCCCGCCAGACCAACGGCTTCGAGCTGGTGCATGCGCATCTGGAGATGGCTCGGCGCGAGCCCGAATACAAATTCGTGCTGGCCGAGGTGGACTACCTCAAACCGTATTGGGATACCCATCCCGAGGACCGCGCTGACCTGCGTCGATTCCTGAACGAAGGTCGCGTCGAAGTGATGGGCGGAACCTACAACGAACCCAACACCAACCTCACCAGCCCAGAGACAACGATCCGAAATCTGGTGCACGGCATCGGGTTCCAGCGCGACGTATTGGGCGCCGACCCGGCTACCGCGTGGCAGCTCGATGTGTTCGGCCACGACCCGCAATTTCCCGGGATGGCTGCCGACGCCGGTCTGACGTCGAGTTCGTGGGCTCGGGGGCCGCATCATCAGTGGGGCCCGGCCCAGGGCGGTGATGTGGACCGCATGCAGTTCTCCAGTGAGTTCGAGTGGATTTCGCCATCGGGCCGGGGGTTGTTGACGCACTACATGCCGGCGCACTATTCGGCGGGCTGGTGGATGGACTCCTCGACGTCACTGGCCGAGGCCGAGCGGGCCACCTACGACCTCTTCGACCAGCTCAAAACGGTCGCGCTGACCCGCAACATCCTGCTGCCGGTGGGAACCGACTACACGCCGCCCAACAAATGGGTCACCGAAATCCACCGTGACTGGGCCGCCCGCTATACCTGGCCGCGGTTCGTGTGCGGGCTACCGCGGGAGTTCTTCGCGGCGGTACGCGCCGAGCTGGCCGAGCGGGGTTCGGTGCCATCACCGCAGACGCGCGACATGAACCCCATTTACACCGGCAAGGACGTGTCCTATATCGACACCAAGCAGGCCAACCGGGCCGCGGAAAACACGGTGCTGGCGGCCGAACGGTTCGCGGTGTTCGCGGCGTTGCTCGGTGGCGCACAGTATCCGCAGGCGGCGTTGGCCAAGGCGTGGGTGCAGCTGGCCTACGGCGCACACCACGACGCCATCACCGGTTCGGAATCCGACCAGGTCTATCTTGATCTGCTCACCGGCTGGCGCGATGCATGGGAGCTGGGCCGGGCGGTGCGGGACAACTCGCTGGCGGTGCTCTGCGGCACCGTCGACGCGCCCGACAGTTCGGCCGTGGTGTGGAACCCGCTGACCCGCGAGCGCACTGATGTCGTCACGGCCCGGCTCGACCCGCCGCTGGACGCCGGGGTGCGGGTACTGGACTGCGATGGTGCCGAGATGCCGGCACTCGTCGAGCACGACGGACGATCCGTCACCTGGCTGGCCCGGGATGTCCCGTCGCTGGGCTGGCGGACCTACCGGCTGGTCCCTGCCAATGAACCGGCGGGCTGGCAACCGGCAGCGGGCACCGAAATCGCCAACGAGCACTACCGGTTGTCCGTCGACCCACAGCGCGGCGGCGGGGTGGAGTCCCTTGTGCATGACGGCCGCGAGCTGATCGCCGACGGCCGGCTGGGCAACGAGCTCGCGGTCTACGAGGAATACCCGTCCCACCCGACCCAGGGCGAAGGACCGTGGCATCTGCTGCCCAAGGGGCCGGTGCTCTGTTCGTCGGAATCACCCGCTCAGGTGCAGGCCTACCAAGGCCCGCTCGGTCAACGGTTGGTCGTGCGGGGCCGGATCGGCGCACTGCTGGGCTACACCCAAACGCTGACCCTGTGGCACGGCGTGGCGCGCGTTGACTGTCGCACCGCCATTCACGGGTTTACCGGGGTCGACCGCTTGTTGCGACTGCGCTGGCCGTGCCCGGTGCCGGGCGCGATGCCGGTCAGTGAAGTGGGCGACGCCGTGATCGGGCGCGGTTTCGCGTTGCTGCACGCCTCCGGTGGTTCGAGACCTCGCTCGGTGGACACCGCGGAGCATTTGTGGACGCTGGACAATCCGGCCTATAGCTGGTTCGGGCTGTCTTCGGCCGCACGGGTCCGCGTCGGTGACGGGGTGCGGGCAGTGTCGGTGGCCGAGGTGGTGTCGCCCGCGGAAAGCATGTCAGGCCCGCTGGCGCGCGAGCTGATGGTTGCCCTGGTCCGCGCGGGCGTCACGGCCACCTGCAGCGGCGCCGACAAGCCGCGCTACGGCAACCTTGAGGTCGATTCCAATCTGCCGGACACCCGGATCACGCTGGGCGGGCCGTTTCGCAACGCGTTCACCAAGGCGGTGCTAACCGCCGCCGACCCGACATACCTCGCCGAACTCGAGCGACAGCTGGCGCAGACCGGCCGCGCCAGGGTGTGGGTGCCAGCGGGCAGGGCGTTTCGGCCGCTGGCCGCGGCCTGGGTGCCCGGGGCCGACCTGCGTCCACCGCATGCGTTGCCGGTGCTGGTAATTGACGGCGTCGACGACCAGAGCCTGCGTGCCGAGATCGCTTCGCTGGCAGCCGACCTCGCGGACGCGGAGATCGTGGTCAGCCAACGCGCCCCGTCGGAAATGGAACAATTCGAGGCTCGTACGGTCGCGATGTTCAACCGTGGCGTGCCGAGCTTTGCCGTCGACGCCGACGGCACCCTGCATACCGCGCTGATGCGGTCCTGTACCGGTTGGCCGTCCGGTGTCTGGATCGACGAACCTCGCCGCACCGCGCCGGACGGCTCGAACTTCCAACTCCAGCACTGGACACACGACTTCGACTACGCATTGGTCTGCGCCAACGGTGATTGGCGCGCTGCCGAGATCTCGGTCCGCAGCGCACAGTTCTCCCATCCACTGCTCTCGGTGAGCCCCGGAACGGGGCAGCACAACGGGCAGCGGAAACTGTCGCCGGTCGGCTCGCTGCTGCGTGTCGAGCCCGCCGACTCGGTGCACCTGGGAGCGCTCAAAGCGGCGGGAAACCCGTTGGTGAGCGGCAGCGCGGAGCCGGTCGACCCTGCCGCGGTGGCGTTGCGGCTGGTGGAGACGACCGGGGCCAGCGCTCGCGTCGTCATCGGCTCTGACCTGGGGATGGTGCGTGCCCCCGAACTCGCCGACCTATTGGAAAAGCCGAAACGGTGCAAACTACCGATCGAACTGCACGGGTGCCAGGTCGGCACCGTGCTGGCGCGGCTCGAGATACCCCCGATGCTGGCGGTGGACGTAGGTGCGCTGGGACCCCACGCTGAGCCCGCCCAGCCGCTCTACGCTCGTTATTGGCTGCACAACCGCGGTCCCGCCGCACTCGGCGGGCTGCCGGCCGTCGCGCACCTGCACCCGCAATCGATGACCGCTGAGCCGGGCAGCGAGGTGGTCTTGCGCCTGACCGCGGCCAGCGACTGCAGCGATCGCGCGCTGGGCGGCGAGGTGACGGTGGTGTGTCCGGATGGCTGGTCGGCCGCGCCCGCCGAGTTGCCGTTCACGTTGTGCAGCGGCGGACACCTGGAGGCAGACGTTGCGTTGACGCTGCCGGCCCGTACGTCGCCGGGGCTTTATCCGGTTCGGGCCCAACTACGGGTCAGCGGGGAGGCGGTGCCGCCGGCCTGGCGCCAGGTGGTCGAGGACGTCTGTGTGGTGGCCGTGGGTGACGCGGGGAGCGGTGCTCAGGAGGATCGGTTGGTGTATCTCAGCGGGTGGCCGACCGACGTCGAGCTCGAACCCGGCGATTCGGCCCGCCTGATCGTCACCGTCGGTACCCATGCCCGCGCCGACTTGGCGCTGGAAGCCCATCTGATCAGCCCGTGGGGAACCTGGGAGTGGATCGGCCCGGCCGTGCTCGGCGCGATCTTGCCGGCGTGCGGCACCGCCGAAGTCGTTTTCGACGTGACGCCGCCGCCTTGGCAGCCATCTGGGCAGTGGTGGGCGTTGGTCCGGATCGGCTGCGCGGGTCGGCTGCTCTATGCGCCCGCGGTGAAAGTGACCGTGACATGA
- a CDS encoding DUF7158 domain-containing protein: protein MNVELVATVAGAQVRVDDVDAREARLRNGPRAAALPARGTSEGRQLRRWLTQLIVTERVIDAEVAARGLTECSVATEAELLPDVTSRLEIGSIAAAALTDPRARALFADVTAEVTVTDDDVADYHIRNPLRFAAPTPDRHGWRRPAVAGPPLEQVRRAIAELLLSAARRRAFRVWLDARRAALVELAPGYEHPGDPRQPDNTHRH, encoded by the coding sequence ATGAACGTCGAACTAGTCGCGACGGTTGCCGGTGCCCAAGTCCGCGTCGATGACGTCGACGCGCGCGAAGCGCGGCTGCGCAACGGTCCGCGCGCTGCCGCGCTGCCGGCGCGCGGTACTAGCGAGGGCCGGCAGCTGCGCCGTTGGCTCACCCAACTGATCGTGACCGAGCGGGTGATTGATGCCGAGGTGGCCGCGCGCGGCCTGACCGAGTGCAGCGTTGCGACCGAGGCGGAATTGCTGCCCGATGTGACGTCGCGGCTGGAGATCGGCAGCATCGCCGCGGCCGCTTTGACCGATCCGCGGGCGCGGGCGCTATTCGCCGACGTCACCGCCGAGGTCACGGTCACCGACGACGACGTGGCCGACTACCACATCCGCAACCCGCTTCGCTTCGCCGCGCCGACGCCCGACCGGCACGGGTGGCGCAGGCCGGCGGTTGCCGGTCCGCCATTGGAGCAGGTCCGGCGGGCGATCGCCGAGCTGCTGCTGAGCGCCGCGCGGCGCCGTGCATTCCGGGTCTGGCTGGATGCGCGGCGGGCCGCGCTGGTCGAGCTGGCCCCGGGCTATGAGCATCCCGGCGACCCGCGCCAACCCGATAACACCCACCGGCATTGA
- a CDS encoding ROK family protein — translation MLTLCLDIGGTKIAAGLVDSVGTLVHSAQCATPAGGAEEVWAAVAEKIDEALSVAGGAVNAVGIASAGPVDRDSGAVGPINIPSWRGFPLRDRVAAAVPGVPVKLGGDGVCMALGEHWLGAGRDARFLLGMVVSTGIGGGLVLDGMPYAGRTGNAGHVGHLVVEQDGLACSCGGRGCVETIASGPSMVRWARAYGWSAPPGHGARELAVAAAAGDELALRAFHRGATALAAMIASVGAVCDLDLVVVGGGVAKSGHLLFDPLRRALGDYARLDFLAGLRVVPAELGGEAGLVGAARLARLS, via the coding sequence ATGCTGACCCTCTGTCTCGACATCGGCGGCACCAAGATCGCCGCGGGCCTGGTCGATTCCGTCGGCACCCTGGTGCACAGCGCCCAGTGCGCTACCCCGGCCGGCGGAGCCGAGGAGGTCTGGGCCGCGGTCGCGGAGAAGATCGACGAGGCGCTCAGCGTGGCCGGCGGCGCAGTGAATGCGGTGGGCATCGCATCGGCCGGCCCCGTCGATCGTGATAGCGGAGCTGTCGGCCCAATCAACATCCCGTCCTGGCGTGGCTTCCCGCTGCGGGACCGGGTCGCCGCCGCGGTGCCGGGGGTGCCGGTAAAGCTGGGTGGCGATGGTGTGTGCATGGCGCTCGGCGAGCATTGGCTCGGAGCTGGCCGGGACGCGCGTTTCCTGTTGGGCATGGTGGTGTCGACCGGGATCGGCGGGGGACTGGTGCTCGACGGCATGCCGTATGCCGGCCGTACCGGAAATGCCGGTCACGTCGGTCACCTGGTGGTGGAACAAGACGGGTTGGCGTGCTCGTGTGGCGGGCGTGGCTGCGTGGAGACCATCGCGTCGGGCCCGTCGATGGTGCGATGGGCGCGAGCGTATGGCTGGTCGGCGCCGCCCGGCCACGGCGCCAGAGAGCTGGCCGTTGCGGCCGCGGCCGGAGATGAGCTGGCGCTGCGGGCATTTCATCGCGGTGCTACCGCGTTGGCCGCGATGATCGCCTCGGTGGGCGCGGTGTGTGACCTAGACCTGGTGGTCGTCGGTGGGGGTGTGGCCAAATCTGGGCACCTGCTGTTCGACCCGCTTCGGCGGGCGTTGGGCGACTACGCGCGGCTGGATTTTCTGGCCGGGCTGCGGGTGGTGCCCGCCGAGCTCGGGGGCGAGGCCGGGCTGGTCGGCGCCGCCCGGCTCGCGCGGCTGAGCTAG